GTCAGAGGGCGTGCAGGTCAAGATGACGTGTTATCTGGCGGATTTCGAAGGCGAGCTGAGCCCCGCCTCCGAAATCGCCGAGCTGGTCTGGCTGACCTATGCCGACCGGGCCCGTGTCTCCGCCGTCAGCCAGCTCATCTTCGACAAGCTGCACGAGATGAACTGGCTGGCGTAGCCGCGGCTGGCTCAGGCCTCCACGGGCGGAGACACACGGCGCGCGGTGAGGGCAGCCCCCGCGGACGCGGCACTCACGAAGCCCAGGGCAAGCCATTGCATCGCGGTGAGCTGCTCTCTCAGGAAGACCAGGCCCGCCAGGGCGGCCACCGCGGGCTCCAGGCTCATCAGAATGCCAAACGTGCGGCTCGAGAGCACCCTCAGCGCCGTCATCTCCAAGGTATACGGCACCGCGCTGGAGAGGAGCGCCACGGCCAGGGAGGCCGCAGCCAGCGGAGGCGTCAGCCGTGCCGCGAGGCCCTGCGCGAACGCGAAGGGCAGGACCGTCAGGGCCGCGAACAGCATGCCCGCCGCCACGCCCTGCCCTCCCGGGAAGACCCGGGACACGCGCCCACCGAGCACGATGTAGGCCGCCCAGCATCCCCCCGCGAAGAGCGCCAGCAGAACCCCCAGGAGATCCACCGCACCGGAGCCCCCCGGCCACGGAGCGATGAGGACGATGCCCGCCGCCGCGAGCACCACCCACAGGAAGTCCAAGGCGCGCCGTGAACCCGACACCGCGACCGCCAGGGGGCCGGCGAACTCCAGCGTGACGGCCAGTCCCAGCGGAATGCGCTCGAGCGACATGTAGAAGCTCAGGTTCATCATGCCGAGCACCACCCCGTACGGGATGACCATGCCCCACTGCGCGCGCGTCAGCCGCAGGAGGGGCGGCCGGAACGCCACGAACAGCAGGAGGGCGGACAAGCCAATGCGCATCCCGGCCGTGCCCGCAGGCCCCAGGGCCGGGAACAGCTCCTTGGCGAAGGCGGCGCCCCCCTGCACGCTCACGATGGACAGGAGCACCGCGGGCAGGGGGGGAAGGTGCCAGGAACGGCGGACCGGGGGGGCCTCACGCATGCGCGCCATCCTTACCATCGAGCCATGCCTTGCGGGTTGCTGAACGCCTGCCGACGCGGGATCATCCAGGCTCACCGCTTTGGAAGGCCGGTTTTCTCCTCATGCATGGCCGTCGCGTCCTCTCTCCAGTCCTCCTTCTTGGCGCAGGAACCGGCGAGGCCACCTGCGGAATCCTCTACCTGGCGGGCTACCTGCGCCGGAACGGCATCGAGGCCTTCGTCCGGCTCTACGACGCGGACGAGACCGAGGAAGAAGTCGTGCGCTCGCTCGAAGCCCTGGTCGCCCGCGTACGGCCCCGGCTCGTCGGGATCAGCCTCAAGTGGTTCCACCACGTCCACCGCGCGTTGCTCCTGGCCCGGACGCTGCGCCAGATCGACCCCGGAATCCGGATCGTCGTGGGCGGGAACACCGCGTCGTACTGGTGGCGGGAGCTGCACGCGTTCGACTGCATCGATCACATCGTCCTGGGCGACGGCGAACGGCCCCTGCTGGCGCTCTGTGAGGGGGACCCCTCTCCTCCCAATTGCGTGACCCAGACTCCGGAGGGAACCGCGCAGCGGCGGCCCCTGGAGTACGTGCAAGGGGCCACCAACAGCGAGGACGTCTACTACTCGCACTTCAGCGACATCTTCCTGAGCCGCCAGGACCTTCATGCCTTCTCGGGCTGGGTCGCGCCCGGCAAGGGCTGCGGCGAGAACTGCCTCTATTGCGGTGGGGCCCGCGGCAACCAGAAAGCCGCTTTCGGCCGCGCGAAGCCGTTCCTGCGGTCCGAGGACAGCGTGCGCCGCGACCACCAGGAGATCTCCCAGAAGACCTGGCAGTTCCGCTACGACTTCTCGGGAAGCTCCGCGGAGTTCCTGCAAAACACCTGGGCGGGCGTCGATCTCTCACGCCACGCCTGCACCTACTTCCTGTGGGGGGTGGCCCGGATGGAGCTCATCGACGCGCTGGCCCAGACCTTCGAGCGTGTCCACATGGTGCTCGACATCGGGTGCTTCTCGGAACAACAACGGCACGAGCAGATGCGCCGCGGCCTGCTCAAGCCCTGTGCCTCGGACCGGGAGCTCCTCGAACTCATCGACAACTGCCGCCGCCACCCGAACCTGGACGTCGAGATCTCTGGAATCGCGGGCCTCCCGTTCGCCAGCGCCGCCACGCTCAAAGAGGAAGTCCGGCTGGTGGAGCGCGTCATCAGCCTCGACTGCGTGGTGGGCTACCAACGGCTCGAAGCACAGCCGGGGGCACTCGTCACCGAGCACCCCGCGCGGTTCGACATGGAGACGGAAGCGCGGACCTTCGCGGAGTTCCTCGAGTACTTCGAGCAGCGCGAGCCCGGCGAGGTGACGGTGCCCATGCTGCGCTTCCGCGACACGGCGCTCGAAGAGGCGGTGCAGCGCACCTCGGAGCATGTGGATGCGCTCGCCTGGAAGCACCGGGACGCGAAGCGAAAGGTCCCGATCAACGGCCGCACGCGCCTGCGGAATACCGCGCCCTCGACGCTTCAGTTCAAGCTCGGGGATTGGCTGGGATTGCACCGGGTTCCCGCGAAGGTCGCGCAGGAACAGGTGACCGTCGTGCGGTCGATCGACGGAACAGGCATGGCCTGCGCCCCCTCCGTCAGCCCACGAAAGTTCACGGACCCGACGCTGGATCAAGGTGAGGAGGGGAAGATCCTCCTGACCACCCTGGCGGCCTTCGAGCAACCGACGACGGTCGCCAGCGCGGTGGCGCAACTGGGCGCGAAGGCAAGGCTCGATCCGGGCTCGGCGCGCGAAGTCATCGACCACCTCGTGGACGGGCGCTTCCTGCAACCCGCGTGAGAGGCCCCGGGGGGCCGCGTGGTAACGTCCACCGTGACACGCCCTCATGCGCCATTCCCTGACCATCTCCAGCTTCTTCCGCGTCTACGCGCTGCCTGCCCTCTGGCTGTTCGCGCTTCCGCTCTTCGGCCTGTGGTTCTCTGGCCACGCCACGTCCCGCTTCGACCGGGACGTGCTCGACACCCTCGAACGCCAGATTTCCCAGGATGCGGAGCTGGAGGAGGCGCGGCGGCAGGAACTGCTGGGCTTCTTGCGCGCCACCCCGGCTTCGGTGGCGTGCCTCTCCACGGGGGAGGAGCTGGAGGGGTTCCGCGGAACCCTGGGCGAGGCGTGCTCGGACGTGCGGCAGTACCAGTGGATGCACCGCCTGGCGCTCGCCTCGGTGGCGCTGGGGCTGCTCTCCGCGGGGGTGGCCCTCCTGTGTGCCCTGATGGCGTTTGTGTCGCGGCCCTTCCAGTACGGCAGCTTCGCCGTGGGCTGGAACGTGCTCCGGCTCACCGGGGCCCTGCAGACGCTCGCCCAGGGAGGGCTGGCCGTCTGGCTGTCCTACTGGATCACCGCGGTGTGGTTCGAGCGCTACTACCCGAAGCTCATCGTCATGGCCGGCATCCTGGCGGCCTTCGCGCTCTTCCACGTGGTGACCGCCATCTTCCGCCGCCCCGCCATGGACTTCGACGTGGAGGCGGAACGGCTGGAGGAGGCACACGCGCCGGAGCTGTGGGCCCATGTCCGCCGGCTGTGCGCATCACTCCAGACGCCTCCCCCGGACCACCTCCTCGTCGGCATTGACGCCAACTTCTTCGTCACCGAGAGCGATGTGCGCGTTAACGGGCAGACGCTCACCGGCCGGACCCTCTACGTCAGCCTGCCCCTGCTGCGCCTGCTCAAGCGGTCCGAGGCGGAGGCCGTGCTTGCCCACGAGATGGGGCACCTCCTGGGCGGGGATACGGGCCACGGCAAGCGGCTCGCGCCCATGCTCGCGCACTTCGGCGGCTACCTTCAGGCGCTCCGGGCCGGTGGGCTCACGCTGCCCATCTTCCACTTCATGATGGCCTACCGGGGACTGTTCGAGCTCTCGCTCGGCCGCAGCCGGCGGGAAAGCGAGCTCGCCGCGGACCGGCTCGCGGCGAGCGTCACGTCGGGCCAGGACATCGCCCACTCGCTCGTGAAGGTCGGTGCGTACTCGAGCTTCCGGGACCACACGGAGGCCCAGCTGTTCGCGCTCAGCGAGCAACAGCAGACCGTGGCCATCGCGCAGCGGGTCGCGCTCGGCTTCACCGAGTACGCGCTCTCCGAGGACGTGCACCGCGACCTGCACGGCGTCGTCACGCCGCATCCGTTCGACTCGCACCCGCCCCTCGCCGCGCGCCTGGAGAACGTGGGACAGCGGCTCGAGCCGGCTGACGTGGCGAAGGTGCTGCTGGAGCCCACGGACGCCTCGTGGGCGAGCGCCATTCTGGAGGCGGACACCGTCGAGGCGCGGCTGTGGGGCGTGTACGAGGCACGCTTCTCGGAGGCGCATGACCTGTCACTGGCCTACCGCTACGAGCCCGCCACCGGGACGGAGCGGCAGCACGTGGAGAAACACTTCCCGCCCCTCACCTTCGAAGGCAAGAAGGCAGGGCTGGAGGTCCGCCTGGACTTCGCGCAGGTGAGCAGCTCGGAGTGGGCCGGGCCTGTCCGCCTTGAGCAGGTGAAATCCGCCAGCACCCAGGGAAGCCTGTTCAAGAAATACCTGCACCTGCAGCTCAAGGAGGGCGGCCTGTTCAAGGGCAAGCGCTCCATCTGCCTGAGCAAGCTGCAGGACGGGGACGGACTGCTCCAGGCCTTTGGGCACTACCTGGGACGCCACAGGGCCATGGAAGCGCACCGCGCCCAGCCGCCCCAGGAGCGCTCCAAGGACTCGCACCAGGCAGCCTGAGCACTCCTCGGGGCCCCATGAAATCCCAGCCCCCCGCCTCAGCCCTGCTTCGTGAACGTCAAGTGGTCGAGATTGAAGGCATCCCCCAACCGCACCTGCAGGACGTGCGTCCCGGCTTCCAGACGCACCTGCGTGCTCACCGTCGTATACGTCTGCCATTCTCCGGTGTTCGGCACGGCAAGGGTCCCCACCTTCTGTCCATCCACCGCGAGGCGCAGTGAGCTGCCGTTGGCCGTCTGCGTCGCCACCCTCGCAGACACGGTGTACGTCCCACTCGACGCCACATTCACGGTGTACTCCAGCCACTCCGCGGAGCTCACCCATCCAACGTGGTAGCCGCCCCCCGGAATCGCGCCGACATCCACCCCTTCGCCCAACCGGTACGCGCCTCCTTCGTTCTGGGGACTGCCGTCGCTGTACGCGACGCCCTGCCCGCCTTGGTCGTAGTCCTCGGCTTGAATGACGCCGGGAATCGCGCGGGGGGAGCCGAAATACGGCGTGCCGTGCTGCTTCGTCTGCTTGACCAGCTGAATCGTGCCGTCGGCGTTGTAGTACAGCTTGTCAACGCTGACCGAGCGGAGCCAGTCGTTCCCGGACAGCATGCTCGTATGATAAAAGGCATACCACTCCCCCTTGTATTGCACGATCGAGCCGTGGTTCGTCGAGCTGTCGGTGGAGTCGATGTAGATGCCTCGATGCGTCCAGGGCCCGAGCGGGCTCGTGCTCGTGGCATAGCGCATGCGGTTGTGCTCGCCGTTCTGGTCGTGGTTGTCCGAGTACGACAGGTAGTAGAGCCCGTTGCGCTTGTGCACCCAAGAGGCCTCATGAAAATCGACCAGGCCCTGCATGGTTTGCATCTGGCCGTCGATCTCCATCATGTTGGCCTTGAGCTTGCCACCCTTGGCGATGCCACCACCGCCGTAATACAGATACGCCTGGCCATCGTCATCGACGAACACCGCGGGGTCGATCAGTGACTCGAGCCCTGGAATGTAACCCTGCACGGTGAAGTTCGCGGCCGGCTGCGTGCTCGTCGCCACGCCGATCTTCCAGGTGGTGTTCCACTCCGTCCCACTCGGGTGCGGAAAGTAGAAGTAATACACGCCGTTCTTGTAGGCCACGTCGGGCGCCCACATGAAGCCCCCCTCGGGCCGGCCCCAGGGCACATTGGACGCACGCAGGATCTCTCCGTGGTCCACCCAGTTGACCATGTCGTGGGTCGAATAGACGTGGTACTGGTCCATGAGGTCCGCACCGCGCGGCGGGGCGATGTCGTGCGACGGATAGACGTAAAGCCGCCCGTCGGCCCAGACGTGCGCCGAGGGGTCCGCGGTGTAGATGTTGCGGAAGATCGGGTTGCGCGAACTCCCAACGGTCTGAGCCTCGGTCGAGGCCGCGGCGAGCGATACGCCGGCGATCGCCAGCGACAGAATGCAACGCTTGGTCATGCATGACTCCTCAGGATGCGGAAGCGCAATCGCTTCCGCATCCCTGGAATATCTGCCATCCAAGTTTTGGCCGTCAATCCGGCGATTGGAAAAATCGCCCGATTTTCACGCCCTTACGCAAAGGGTGCCCCGGCTCCGGTCTTTGCGGTCCCGCTGAGTGGAAGCTCCAGGGTGGCCACGGCGCCCAGGCCGGGGCCCTCGCTCTCGAGCGTGAGCCGGCCATTGAGGAGCTGGGCCGCCAAGGCGCTGGAGTGCAACCCGAAGCCGTGGCCGTCCTTGCGGGTGGTGAAGCCGTGAGAGAACAGCTTGTCTTTCACTTCGGCGGTGATTCCCACCCCATTGTCCACCACCTGGATGAACACGGCCTGTCCCTCCGCCCACAACTTCACCCACAGGGTGCGCGCCCCTTCGGGTATCGAGTCCAACGCATACTTGGCGTTGTTGAGCAGGTTGATGATGACTTGCAACACCTTGTGCTTGTCCACCCTCACCTTGGGAACGGAGGACAGCTCCCGCTGGACGGACACCCCGTGACGCTGGAGCGCGGGCAGTTGGATCCGCAGGGCGTCCTCGATGAGCTGGGCCAGGTCGCACTCCTCCGTGATCAACGTGGTCCTGGCATACGTCTGCTGAACCTGGACGATGGCGCGGATGTGCTCGATGTGACGGCCCATGGCATCCATGTCCTCCATGAGGCGCGTCTGCTCGTGCACCAGCTCGTCCGCCAGCGCCGACAAATATTCCGGCAGCCGGCCGCCGCGAGCCCCCACGGCCAGGAATTGGGCCAGGCCCGCCCGGTTCTCCCGCAGCAGGGCCGTGGCCCGCTTCAACCGGCCCACGCGGGAGGCGCCCAGGGCCCGGCGCATCATCTCCAGGTTGACGACGGCACTGGTGAGCACATTGCCCACGTTGTGCAGCACGTTGGAGGCCACCTCGGACATGCCCACCTCGCGCGCGGTGTCCACCAGCCGGACCTGGGCCTGCTTGAGTTCGCGCGTGCGCTCCTCCACGCGCTGCTCCAGCGCCTCATTGGCCTGGCGGAGCTCCGCCTTGGCGCGCTGGACGTCCTCGTAAAGCCGGGCGTTCTCGATGGAGATGGCGGCCTGGGAGGCGAGATGGCCCAGGAGCGTCAGGCGGGCTGGGCTGAAGGCGTTGGTGGCCAGGTTGTTCTCCAGGTAGAGCGCCCCGGAGAACTGCTCCTGCCGCAACAGGGGCAGGCACAACACCGACCGCGCCCCGCTCTGGGCCAGGTAGGCATCGGACGAGAAGGAATGGGGCTTGGAGGCATCGCCAATGAGCACATGCTCGCGCGTGCGCCGCACGTAGGAGAGCAGCGTCCAGGGAAGCCCGGGGTTTTCGCCCTCGGGCGAGGCATCGGAGAGGGCCGCCACCGTGAGCGTGTCTCCGTTGAGAAGCAGCAGGGCGCCCTTCTGGGCTCCAGCGTTCTCGATGGCCGCGTGCAGCAGCGTGGTGACCAGACGCTCCAGGACGATTTCACTGGAGACAGCCTGCTGCGCCTTGACGACCGTGAGCGCGTCAATGCGGGCCGAGTCCGTGCTGTGGGTGGACAGTGACGCCTGGGTCTCCGCCAAGGCGGTGGGGGCGGGCCACAGGGACTCCAGGTGCTGGACCTTGCTCACCGCGCCCCACTGGCGGTAGGCCGCCCGGGCCTCCAGTGCGAAGGACTGGGCGGCGACGGGCGCCTGCCGCGTCCGCCAGAAGTTCGCGGCGAGCTCGTTGGCCAGTCCCACGTACTGGGTGGCTCCGTTCTCTCTCGCCGAGCGGATGGCCTCTTCAAAGCCGCGCGCCGCGGCATCCGGCCGGCCCTCGATGCGGGCCCGCTCCGCGGACACCATCCGCTCGAGGGCCAGGAAGTTCTCGGGGCAATGGCGCGCCCACTCCGCGAGCTGCTCCTGGTGACGCTGGATGTCCTCCAGAAACTGGCGCTGTTCCTCCGGCGTGGCGTCCTCGAAGCACGCGGCCAGGGTCAGGGCGCGGTAGACATGGAATTCGCGGGCGGGGAGGCTGCCGGCGGTGGTCCACAGGAACTCGCGGGCCTTGTCCGCCGCATGCCGCGCCTCCGCGTAGGCGCCGCACATGAACCTCGACTGGAGTTTGATGATCCAATAGGCGCTGCGCGAGCCCGTGATGCGCCCGGGCAGCCCTGCCTCGAAGGACTGCTCATCGAAGCCCTCCCCGTTCAGCGTGCCGAACGAGAGGGAGTGCCCGCGCATCTGCTGGATGTAGCGCTGCGCCACGAAGAGCAATTCCTGGGGCTCCAGGAACCCTGTCTTGCTCAAGAACTCGCCGCGCACGAGCGACTCCTGGTAGACCTCGTCCAGGTTGTGCCCCATGCCAAGGCGATTGGTCACGAAGTAGACGCTCAAGAAGGGAGGCGCCACGACGTCCCCCACTTGAAGCGCCTGCTGGAAGCCATCGAGGGCGAGTTCGTGCACCTTGGGCAGGGGCTGGGTCCAATAGCTGACGAACTCCAGGCCCATCACCACGCCGCCCCGGTGGCCGGGCAGGTTGTGCCGCTCGACGAGCGCGAGGGCGAGCCTCGCGAAGGCAAGGCCTTCCCAGTACCGTTTGAAGTACGCGCCGGTGACGATGCCAAACCAGGCAAACCCGGGCGCGGAGGCATCCACGAAACCGTGGCGGAGGGTGAGGGAGACCACCCGGCTCAGGAGGACAATGAGCAGGGGGTGGTGGGTGGGGTATGCGGTGATGCCGAGCTTGAACAGGGCGCTGACGACCAGCTTCATGTCCGGGCTGGTCATGAGGGGCAGCTCGATGAGGCTCTCGATGGGCCTTGTCCCCAACAAGGTCCATGCCTCCTCATGGGCGGCCACCGCCTCCTCCCAGGTGGGGTTCTCCGGCAGCGGCATGCCCAGCAGCGCCAGGCACTCCAAGATACAGGCCTGGCCCTGCTGGTACTCACTCGCGCTGAAGTGGGCATCCTGCCTCAACATGTAGACGGCGACGGCCTCCGAGCGGGTGCGCGCCCGGAGACGGAGTTCACCGGCCAGCTGGAGCGCCCCGGCGCTGTTGCCATTCATGAGCTCGCAGCGCGCCTGTTCGAGCCTCAGCGCGAAGGCCAGCTCGGGGTCCGTCTCCCAGGGGTCTCCCGGAATGAGCGAGAACGCGTTCTCGAGGTAGGTGATGGCGGGGCGGAGCGCGACCGAGGCCTTGGCCTTGTAGCCCGCCTCGGCGTTCAGCCGCGCGAGATGGTGGCGCTCCGCGGGGCTGTCGATCAGGTCCACGCCCGCGTTGAGCTGGCTGACCACGTCGAAGAGCGACTCGCGCACCTCCTCCTCGGTGAGGCGCTTGAGCATCATCCGGCCGATGCGCAGGTGGATGGCCTTGCGCTCCGGCTCGGAGAGGAGGGAGTGGGCGGCCTGCTGGATGCGGTCATGCAGGAAGCGGTATTGCTCCGGACCTGCGCGCACCAGCATGCCCTCCTGGAGCGCGTGCTCGATGCCGTGCTCGACCTCCCCCTCGGCGCTCAGACCGGCGAGGGCCCCCAGCAGTTGGAGGGAAAAGACGTTGCCCACGCACGCGGCCAGCCGCAGCAGATGCTGGGTGCCAGGGGGGAACTGGCGCAGCTTGCCCACCATGAAGCCGACAATGTTCTCCGAATATCCCCGGGCCTGTACCCCTTCGGCATCCCATTGCCAGCCCCCTCCGGGCGCACGCACCAGCAGGCCATCCTGGTGGAGCGCCACCAGCAACTGCAGCAGGAAGAAGGGGTTGCCTCCCGTCTTCTGGTGGACGAGCGCAGCGAAGGGAGCGATGAGCGCCCTCCCCGCCCCCGGCAGCGCCTCGGCCACCAGGTGCTCCACCTGATTCACGCTCAGCGGCCCCAGGCGGATGTCCGTCACCCGGGCCCCTGCCTTGCGCACCTCCGCCAACACGTGCACGAGCGGGTGGGAGGCCCCCACCTCGTTATCCCGGTAGGCGCTGATCCACAGCACCGGCAGGCACTCCTGCGGGGACAGCAATTGGGCGAGGAGCTGCAGGCTGGCGAGGTCCGCCCACTGCAGGTCATCCAGGAACACCACCATGGGGTGCTCGGGGGTGGCGAACACCGCGAGGAACTGGCGGACCACCCGGTAGAAGCGGCGCTGGGCCTCGCCCGAGGGCGCCTCCGGGAGCGGAGGCTGCGGCCCCACCAGCACTTCCAACTGCGGCACCAGGTCCACGAGCCACTGGCCGTGGCCCTCCCAGGCCTGGTTCACCTGCTGGCGCCACCTGGCAATCTCCTCGTCGCTCCCCGCGAGCAACTGCTGCACCAGCCGGCGGAGGAACTGGGCCAGGGTGGCGTACGGAAGGTCCCGCTGGAACTGGTCGAACTTGCTGCTCAGGAAGAAGCCGCGGCGCTGCACCACGGGCTTGTGCAGCTCGTTCACCAACGAGGACTTGCCAATGCCCGAGTAGCCGCTGACGAGGAACAGCTCCGGCTGGCCCGTGCGGCTTACCCGCTCGAAGCCCTCGAGCAGGGTGGCCACCTGCGCCTCACGCCCGTAGAGCTGCTGCGGCAACTGGAACCGGGTGGGCGTGTCCTGCGTCCCCAGGGGGAAGACCTCCTGCGCGCCCTGGCCTTGCGCCAGACGGCAGCGCTCCAGGTCGGCTTGGAGGCCCTCGGCGCTCTGGTAGCGCTCCTCGGCCACCTTGGCCAGGAGCTTGAGGACGATGGCGGACACCGCCAGGGGCACCTGCGGGTTCAGCTCGTGCGGGGGCCTTGGCTTCTGCGCCATGTGGGCGTGGAACCACTCGAGCGCATCCTTGCCCTGGAAGGGGCGGCGCCCCGTGAGCAGCTCGTAGAAGGTGACCCCCAGCGAGTAGAAGTCCGTGCGGTAGTCCACCACCCGGTTCATCCGCCCCGTCTGCTCGGGCGACATGTACGCCAGCGTCCCCTCAATCAAGTGTGCCGGGGCCGCGTCCAGGTGTTCGACTTGCTGGAGCGTGGCCACCCCGAAGTCGATGAGCCGGGCTTCCCCCGAGGGCTCCACGATGATGTTGGAGGGCTTGATGTCCTTGTGGATGACGTTGCGGTGGTGGACTTCGCCCAGGGTGGAGGCCAGCGAGAGGGCCAGGCTCAAGAACCGGGAGAGCCCCAGGGGCTGGCCCGTGGACTCGGACAGGGCCTGGCCCTGCACCCGCTCCAGCAGCAGCAGGGGCCGCTCGTGGAGCCGCTCGAAGGCATAGGGCCGGGCGACCCCACGCACGTCTCGCAGCCGCTGCAGGATGGCGAACTCCCGCCGGTACCGTTCGATCTCGCTGGGACTGGGGGAGGCCGCCATGGGCGTCTTGATGATGACGGGCAGGCCATCGGCCTCGCGAACCGCCTGGAACAAGACGTTCGAGCCCGTGGCTCGAATGGTTCCAAGAAGCCTGTATCCTGGGATGTTCAACATGGCTGAGCGTCCATACTAACCCCGAGGATCTCACGTCTCGGCGCCGTTGTTCCTGAAAAAATAAATTAATACTGCAAGAGCCTGCTCTGAAACAGCCCCTGCCTGCCATGCCCGCGAAATCAATCCTCGAGGTCTGCGCCTTCCACATCGACTCCTGCATCATCGCGGAGAGGGCCGGCGCGGCCCGGGTGGAGCTCTGCGACAACCCCATCGAAGGCGGCACCACCCCCAGCTATGGCACCCTCAAGCGGGCCCGGGAGAGCATCTCCATCCCGCTCTACCCGATACTCCGCCCCCGCTCTGGGAATTACTTCTACAGCGACGAGGAGTTCGCCATCCTCAAAGCCGACATCGAGATGTGTCAACAGCTCGGCTGCGATGGCATTTCCGTGGGCGTTCAGACACGCCACTCGGAAATCGACACGGAGCGGCTGAAACGCATCGTGGAGTGGGCGGGCCCCATGGGCGTCACCTGCAACCGTGTCTTTGACTGTGCGCCGGATCCGTTCAAGGCCCTGGAGGACGTCATCCGCTGTGGCTGTGAGCGCATCCTCACCTCCGGACAGAAGCGCGCTGCGCCTGATGCGGGAGAACTCCTGGGCAGGCTGGTCGAGCAGGCCGGTAGCCGCATCACCGTCATGCCAGGGGCTGGCGTGAAGTCATCCAATATCGCGAAGCTGAAGAGGGAATCGGGCGCCAGGGAGTTCCATTCCTCGGCGAGAATTGTTGCGCCCAATCCGGTGACCTACATCAATCCCGCGGTGAGCGATTACGGCAACGTGTACCTCGCGGATGAGACAGAAGTCAGGGCCATGGTGGAGGCCTTGCGGCACGAGGAAGCAGGACACCCCGCCTGAGCCGAGGCACCGGAATTTCCGCCGATCCTCCCTGAATCCCCGCCCTCCCCTCCGTGGGGGGCCTGACGCATCCTTGGATTCCATCGCCCGCCTCCCGCAGGCCTCCCGAGGACATGTCATGACCCACGAACACCCCCACGCCTCCGTCCACCACATCGTGCCGGGATTTGGCGCCGACCGCGCCGCCCACTACGACACCCAAGCCTCCGTCAACCTCGCTGGCACCCAAGCGATGTACGAGCTCGGCGTCAGCGCGCTGACGGCTCAGCTCGATGGCCAGGACTCGGCGTCCCTGCTCTTCGTCGGACTGGGCACGGGCATGGAGTTGATGCCCTACCTCCGCTTCGACGTGCCGGGCTGGCGCTTCACGGGCGTGGATCCCTCCGGCGCCATGCTCGCCGTCGCCCGCGAGCGCCTGGAGGCCGAGGGAATGCTCTCGCGCACGCACCTGCACACCGGCGAGCTGCACACCCTGCCTCCTGGCCCTCCGTTCGATGGCGCGCAGATGATGGGAGTCCTTCACCATGTGGAGGGCGAGGAGGCCCGCCTTGGGCTGCTGCGGGAGGTGACCCGGCGGCTCAAGCCCGGGGCCCCCCTGGTTCTGGGCTGCCGCGTCGGCAAGGACCCCGAGCTGATGAACGTGGAGCTGCGGCGGCTGCGGGCGTATGGCATTCCCCCGGACGCGCTGGAGCACCGGCGTCAGCTCTTCGCGAAGATCCAGCCCATCGAGTCCGATGCCGCCCTGTTCGCGATGCTCGCCCGGGCTGGACTGGTGACGCCACGTCCGATCTTCATCTCGCTGCAGTTCAAGGTCTTCCTGGCGCGCTTCGAGCCTTGAACCGATGCACATGTCTCCCGCTTGGAAAGATCAAGTCCCTCAGCGCTTGCAAGCTTTGGACACGCGTCTCCCAAGCGGGGATTCGCACTTGTTGTTTCAGGTCACTGTACCGGTGAAGGATCGCGAGACACGTCAGCCAGGATGCCGCGGGGGCGCGGCCGCCGTAGCCCTCGAAAAACCGCTCGCTCAGCGCAGGCTTTCCTTCGGCGAGAAACAAGAGTGGACCTAAAAAGTCATACTCCGGCGCTCCGATCATCGCATCACCGAAATCAATCATTCCGGTGAGCTCCCACTGGTTCATCTTCTTCTCCGCAAGAAGATTGAACGGGGTGTACTCACCCGTCAGAATGACGGAGCGGGGAGCTTGAAACCAGGCGCGATGGCCGGAGACGAAATCGTTCAGGCCTCGCAAGAACCAATCGGGCATCCCCTTGGCTTGA
The sequence above is a segment of the Stigmatella aurantiaca genome. Coding sequences within it:
- a CDS encoding EamA family transporter, which codes for MREAPPVRRSWHLPPLPAVLLSIVSVQGGAAFAKELFPALGPAGTAGMRIGLSALLLFVAFRPPLLRLTRAQWGMVIPYGVVLGMMNLSFYMSLERIPLGLAVTLEFAGPLAVAVSGSRRALDFLWVVLAAAGIVLIAPWPGGSGAVDLLGVLLALFAGGCWAAYIVLGGRVSRVFPGGQGVAAGMLFAALTVLPFAFAQGLAARLTPPLAAASLAVALLSSAVPYTLEMTALRVLSSRTFGILMSLEPAVAALAGLVFLREQLTAMQWLALGFVSAASAGAALTARRVSPPVEA
- a CDS encoding B12-binding domain-containing radical SAM protein (Presence of a B(12) (cobalamin)-binding domain implies dependence on cobalamin itself, in one of its several forms, or in some unusual lineages, dependence on a cobalamin-like analog.), which produces MHGRRVLSPVLLLGAGTGEATCGILYLAGYLRRNGIEAFVRLYDADETEEEVVRSLEALVARVRPRLVGISLKWFHHVHRALLLARTLRQIDPGIRIVVGGNTASYWWRELHAFDCIDHIVLGDGERPLLALCEGDPSPPNCVTQTPEGTAQRRPLEYVQGATNSEDVYYSHFSDIFLSRQDLHAFSGWVAPGKGCGENCLYCGGARGNQKAAFGRAKPFLRSEDSVRRDHQEISQKTWQFRYDFSGSSAEFLQNTWAGVDLSRHACTYFLWGVARMELIDALAQTFERVHMVLDIGCFSEQQRHEQMRRGLLKPCASDRELLELIDNCRRHPNLDVEISGIAGLPFASAATLKEEVRLVERVISLDCVVGYQRLEAQPGALVTEHPARFDMETEARTFAEFLEYFEQREPGEVTVPMLRFRDTALEEAVQRTSEHVDALAWKHRDAKRKVPINGRTRLRNTAPSTLQFKLGDWLGLHRVPAKVAQEQVTVVRSIDGTGMACAPSVSPRKFTDPTLDQGEEGKILLTTLAAFEQPTTVASAVAQLGAKARLDPGSAREVIDHLVDGRFLQPA
- a CDS encoding M48 family metallopeptidase — translated: MRHSLTISSFFRVYALPALWLFALPLFGLWFSGHATSRFDRDVLDTLERQISQDAELEEARRQELLGFLRATPASVACLSTGEELEGFRGTLGEACSDVRQYQWMHRLALASVALGLLSAGVALLCALMAFVSRPFQYGSFAVGWNVLRLTGALQTLAQGGLAVWLSYWITAVWFERYYPKLIVMAGILAAFALFHVVTAIFRRPAMDFDVEAERLEEAHAPELWAHVRRLCASLQTPPPDHLLVGIDANFFVTESDVRVNGQTLTGRTLYVSLPLLRLLKRSEAEAVLAHEMGHLLGGDTGHGKRLAPMLAHFGGYLQALRAGGLTLPIFHFMMAYRGLFELSLGRSRRESELAADRLAASVTSGQDIAHSLVKVGAYSSFRDHTEAQLFALSEQQQTVAIAQRVALGFTEYALSEDVHRDLHGVVTPHPFDSHPPLAARLENVGQRLEPADVAKVLLEPTDASWASAILEADTVEARLWGVYEARFSEAHDLSLAYRYEPATGTERQHVEKHFPPLTFEGKKAGLEVRLDFAQVSSSEWAGPVRLEQVKSASTQGSLFKKYLHLQLKEGGLFKGKRSICLSKLQDGDGLLQAFGHYLGRHRAMEAHRAQPPQERSKDSHQAA
- a CDS encoding family 43 glycosylhydrolase, whose translation is MTKRCILSLAIAGVSLAAASTEAQTVGSSRNPIFRNIYTADPSAHVWADGRLYVYPSHDIAPPRGADLMDQYHVYSTHDMVNWVDHGEILRASNVPWGRPEGGFMWAPDVAYKNGVYYFYFPHPSGTEWNTTWKIGVATSTQPAANFTVQGYIPGLESLIDPAVFVDDDGQAYLYYGGGGIAKGGKLKANMMEIDGQMQTMQGLVDFHEASWVHKRNGLYYLSYSDNHDQNGEHNRMRYATSTSPLGPWTHRGIYIDSTDSSTNHGSIVQYKGEWYAFYHTSMLSGNDWLRSVSVDKLYYNADGTIQLVKQTKQHGTPYFGSPRAIPGVIQAEDYDQGGQGVAYSDGSPQNEGGAYRLGEGVDVGAIPGGGYHVGWVSSAEWLEYTVNVASSGTYTVSARVATQTANGSSLRLAVDGQKVGTLAVPNTGEWQTYTTVSTQVRLEAGTHVLQVRLGDAFNLDHLTFTKQG